One window of the Geoalkalibacter sp. genome contains the following:
- a CDS encoding diacylglycerol/lipid kinase family protein produces the protein HLPELDLCIFQRRGPLPLLRYATGIARGRHLELPDVLYRKAQQVSLRCAKPLPVQADGDLIGRLPMDFSVARDALTILRPPGGIP, from the coding sequence GCATCTGCCCGAACTCGATCTGTGCATTTTCCAGCGCCGCGGCCCGCTGCCGCTTCTGCGCTATGCAACGGGCATCGCCCGCGGCCGCCACCTGGAGTTGCCCGACGTGCTCTACCGCAAAGCCCAACAGGTCAGCCTGCGTTGCGCGAAGCCGCTGCCCGTGCAGGCCGACGGTGATCTCATCGGCCGCCTGCCCATGGATTTCTCCGTGGCGCGCGATGCCCTGACCATTCTCAGGCCCCCAGGAGGTATCCCCTGA